The following proteins are encoded in a genomic region of Sebastes fasciatus isolate fSebFas1 chromosome 12, fSebFas1.pri, whole genome shotgun sequence:
- the tmem106ba gene encoding transmembrane protein 106Ba — MGKFHSHLANPKDESQDALTASGEYRDGEEDGKNGDVSQFPYVEFTGRDSVTCPTCQGTGRIPRGQENQLVALIPYSDQRLRPSRTKLYVTISVALCLLLSGLAVFFLFPRSIDVSYVGVKSAYVAYDVDKRIIYLNITSTLNITNNNYYTVSVTNITAQVQFSKTVIGKAKFNNSSVIIPLDERQIDYTVPTTIADDMSYMFGYCTLPTIKVHNIVVMMQVTVTTSYFGHAEQVSQEMYQYVDCGGNTTSLHGHVQVYQ, encoded by the exons ATGGGAAAGTTTCATTCTCACTTGGCCAACCCCAAAGACGAGAGTCAGGATGCGCTGACGGCTTCGGGAGAGTACAGAGACGGCGAGGAGGATGGAAAGAACGGAGACGTGTCTCAGTTCCCCTACGTGGAGTTCACTGGACGGGACAGCGTCACGTGTCCCACATGTCAGGGCACCGGCAGAATACCACGAG GTCAAGAGAATCAGCTCGTGGCTCTGATTCCATACAGCGACCAAAGGCTCAGGCCGAGCAGGAC AAAGCTGTATGTCACGATATCAGTGGCGCTTTGCCTGCTGCTGTCTGGCCTGGCTGTTTTCTTCCTATTCCCTCGCTCTATTGATGTCTCCTACGTGGGAGTGAAGTCTGCCTACGTGGCCTATGATGTGGACAAACGAATCATCTATCTCAACATCACA AGCACCCTGAACATCACCAATAATAACTACTACACCGTATCTGTGACCAACATCACAGCCCAAGTGCAGTTCTCCAAGACGGTGATAGGCAAGGCCAAGTTTAACAACAGCTCAGTGATCATACCACTGGATGAACGGCAG ATCGACTACACTGTTCCCACCACTATTGCTGATGACATGAGTTATATGTT tgGCTACTGCACCTTGCCGACCATTAAAGTTCACAACATAGTGGTCATGATGCA GGTGACGGTGACCACGTCGTACTTTGGCCACGCGGAGCAGGTCTCCCAGGAGATGTACCAGTATGTGGACTGCGGAGGGAACACCACCTCCTTGCATGGGCATGTGCAGGTCTACCAGTAG